A window of Halobacillus naozhouensis genomic DNA:
TACAGTTCTGCTCATCATCTGAATAAATAAAGCGGAACTTGCTGCCATTTCCAAACGCAGGGTTGTTTTTACGAAGATTGATAAGCATTTGTACATATTGAAATAATTTCGTGTCCTGTTTCTGATCATCCCATTCCATACATGCTCTGCAGCCCGGGTCGTGTCCGCCAGCCATTCCTATTTCATCTCCGTAATAGATACATGGTGTACCAACAAAAGACAACTGGAATAAATAGAGAAGTTTCACACGTTCGAGCTCCCCGCCAGCAAGTGTTAAAAGCCGTGGAGTATCATGACTGTCGAGTAAATTAAACGCAGCCTCATTCACATTGGCGGGGTACATGTGTAATACATTTGTGATGGAATTAGCAAAGTCTGAGGCAGAGAGTTCTTTTTTTGCAAAAAAATCGATCGTTCCATTTGTAAACGGATAGTTCATGACGGCATCAAATTGATCTCCTTGAAGCCATGGCATAGAGTCATGCCAAATTTCTCCTAAAATATAGGCATCAGGCTTTACGCTTTTTACCGTCTGACGAAATTCTCGCCAGAATGTGTGATCCACCTCGTTTGCCACATCCAAACGCCATCCATCAATATCGAATTCCTCTACCCAATATCTAGCAACTTTCAATAAATATTCTTTCACTTGGGTATTCTCTGTATTAAGCTTTGGCATCGAAGGAACGAATCCGAACGTGTCATAATTCAGCTTTTCTTCCTCAGGTTCTACGGGGAATCCCCCTAGGTGAAACCAATCCTTATACTCAGATTTCTCTTGTTTGTTCAACACATCTTGAAATGGTGGAAAATAAAACCCGCTATGATTAAATACCGCATCCAGCATAATGCGGATTCCTCGTTTATGACATTCATCGACTAAACGGCGGAATGTTTCCTTATCCCCAAATTGGGGATCTATTTCCATGTAATCGATCGTGTCGTATTTATGATTCGAATGGGCTTTAAAAATAGGAGTGAAATAAACGCCGCTAATCCCGAGTTCCACTAAATAATCCAGGTGATCGATGACACCTTGGAAATCCCCGCCGAAAAAGTTCGTTGGGGTAGGTTCTTTACTGCCCCAGGGTAGAGTGTTTTCGGAATCCAAAGCGGGATCTCCATTCCCAAAGCGTTCTGGGAAGATTTGATACCAGACTGTGTCCTTTACCCAGGATGGTGCATGAAATACATCGATAGGATTTAGGTAGGGGAAACAGAAATAGTTGGCAATCTCACTAGGTAGAGAGCCGAATATTCCTCCTTCAGTAACAAAGCATGTTTCGGTTGCATCAGAACACCTAAAGCCATAGCGCATTCGGTGATATTCTGGTTTTATTTCAACAAACCAATAATCATGAAGACTTGTTGAGCCGGATTTTAACATTTCTCTAGTGTCTGTTTGCCACTGCTCATTTTTCCAGTCGTACGGATCGCCGAAAACAAGGGAAACGGAGTCCATATCATTCTTCTTTGTTTGCAATATAATGTGAAGCGTATTGGCATCATACGCATAGGCAAAGTTGTTTTTTGGACGATGGTAAATGGCTTCTTTTATCATGTGAAAATCTCCTCTCGATTAAGAACAAGACTTCGAAATTTGTTGGCATATGTGATGGCAGGAACATAGAAATATAGAAAAAACCCCGCGTTCCAAATGGGAAAACGGGGTTGTTGTGACAGTACAAAGCATTGCCCTTATATTTAGATACTCTTAACTTACTGAAACTACTCAATTTTGTCAAAGAAGTTTACTGCCAATTTGCGATGATTGTGTCAGTTCCTTGAGCAGGTGTGGTATACACGTGGTTTGACCCACTCTCCCATACAACATTCCCGGAACTATCTTTTTTAATAAACTTGTATTCTATTTCTTTGCTGGCAGGTACGCTTATATCATAGTACCAAGTGGGATATTCATAGGCTACTTGATTGAACATGGGACCAATTGCTTTATCCGGATCCCAATTTCCAAGCTCGCTAACATTACCGACAATATAAACATTTTCGTCAGGCTCTGTGTAAGCATTATTCACACCAAACCTTATTGCTATTTGGTTACCTGTTACTATTTCAAACTCGTGGTACTTGTTGCTGATCGTACCTTTTGCATTGGAGACAGTTATATCATATTTCCCAGCTGTCACATCTGGAACTCGGACTTGGATTTCAGTTTCCGACCAGGATAGAATGCTTGCGTTTGTAGAACCAAATTGCACAGTACCTTCGGATGAACCAAACCCTTCTCCACTAATAGTAATGGGGTTTCCGGCTTTTCCTGTCATCGGTCCCACGTGGCCGATCATTGGAGTAGTAGAGGGGCCATTAAATTGCCAAACGGCTACACCCTTTGGACTTAACTGAAATGACTCAACCGAGCCATCTTGGGTCACTGAAATACTGTTGCCATCTAAAATGTGGTTGAGCTCATCACGATAAGTTCCTCCAGGTAACGCAGTGGATAAATTAGTAATGTTTTGAGGGGAGGTTCCACTGTTTACTGCAGTTAATACAATGTTATTGCCAAATTGCCTTTCGTATATATAGACATCAGAATTGATCCAACGTTCTTGGGTATCCCCGTATCCAACCGCAGGGTTAGATTTTCTTACCTGAGCTAATTGACTAATGATTTTATAGGAATTTGTTGATATGTTAAAATTTTCCATCTGTTTTCTATTATTAGGGTCTTTGCTGCCTGTGAGGTACTGTTCAGTTCCGTAATAAATGGTCGGCACGCCACGGGATGTCAGCAAGACAGCTAATGCCATATCTGTGTAGCGGTTTGGCGAACCCTCGTCAGAAAAACGGCTCATGTCATGGTTATCAATAAACGTTACCTGGTCAATCACCTCGTCATAGTTTTCTGCTGTATTTTGAATCATCTTATTAAAATCATACCAATTGGCTGTACCATCTTTTAATACTTCTGTAATGGTTTGCCCATATCGAAAGTCAAGCAGGCTCATCCCGCTTTCATTAGCGAAATAATGATTTTGTTGAGAAATTTCCCCTTTGCCTAAGAACCATTCACCGAATGTGAATACAGGGCGATGGCTATAGATTTCACTCATCAATGATTCTTGCCAGCCCTGTGACATATGTTTCACAGCATCTACTCTAATACCATCAACACCTCTGTCTAGCCAAAGCTTGATAGATTCTTTTAAATATTGATCCAATACTTCATTATTCAAATTATAATCTGCTAAATCGTATAAGTTTCGATAAATACTGTCTTCATAAGAGGAGAAATCGGTCCCGCCATTATGATGAAAAAAGTTATTTGGATCGTTCGAGTAAGTAGCTAATAAGGTACCGTTATTATAAACGGCCCCATTTTCTGCATAGGAAGGGTCCGTCTCAAGAGCTGGTGAAGAGTGATTGGGAGTGAAATCCATAATGATCTTAATCCCATTCGAGTGGGCTGTATCAATTAATCGATCAAAATCAGAAAGGCTTCCAAAAAACGGGTTTGTTTTTT
This region includes:
- a CDS encoding glycoside hydrolase family 13 protein, with the translated sequence MIKEAIYHRPKNNFAYAYDANTLHIILQTKKNDMDSVSLVFGDPYDWKNEQWQTDTREMLKSGSTSLHDYWFVEIKPEYHRMRYGFRCSDATETCFVTEGGIFGSLPSEIANYFCFPYLNPIDVFHAPSWVKDTVWYQIFPERFGNGDPALDSENTLPWGSKEPTPTNFFGGDFQGVIDHLDYLVELGISGVYFTPIFKAHSNHKYDTIDYMEIDPQFGDKETFRRLVDECHKRGIRIMLDAVFNHSGFYFPPFQDVLNKQEKSEYKDWFHLGGFPVEPEEEKLNYDTFGFVPSMPKLNTENTQVKEYLLKVARYWVEEFDIDGWRLDVANEVDHTFWREFRQTVKSVKPDAYILGEIWHDSMPWLQGDQFDAVMNYPFTNGTIDFFAKKELSASDFANSITNVLHMYPANVNEAAFNLLDSHDTPRLLTLAGGELERVKLLYLFQLSFVGTPCIYYGDEIGMAGGHDPGCRACMEWDDQKQDTKLFQYVQMLINLRKNNPAFGNGSKFRFIYSDDEQNCIAYEKFNSEHSLIFIINNSESTKLLSSKQLFSTNYEQITEWMIADGSTLNKKMKANLSQIELQRYEFRIFELKQGQ
- a CDS encoding alpha-amylase family glycosyl hydrolase produces the protein MFVSTFVFTSVHSEASNDVNYSNDVIYQIVTDRFYDGNPENNPNGDIFSENCSNLHKYCGGDWQGIIEKINDGYLTDMGVTAIWISQPVENVYALHPSGYTSYHGYWARDYKKTNPFFGSLSDFDRLIDTAHSNGIKIIMDFTPNHSSPALETDPSYAENGAVYNNGTLLATYSNDPNNFFHHNGGTDFSSYEDSIYRNLYDLADYNLNNEVLDQYLKESIKLWLDRGVDGIRVDAVKHMSQGWQESLMSEIYSHRPVFTFGEWFLGKGEISQQNHYFANESGMSLLDFRYGQTITEVLKDGTANWYDFNKMIQNTAENYDEVIDQVTFIDNHDMSRFSDEGSPNRYTDMALAVLLTSRGVPTIYYGTEQYLTGSKDPNNRKQMENFNISTNSYKIISQLAQVRKSNPAVGYGDTQERWINSDVYIYERQFGNNIVLTAVNSGTSPQNITNLSTALPGGTYRDELNHILDGNSISVTQDGSVESFQLSPKGVAVWQFNGPSTTPMIGHVGPMTGKAGNPITISGEGFGSSEGTVQFGSTNASILSWSETEIQVRVPDVTAGKYDITVSNAKGTISNKYHEFEIVTGNQIAIRFGVNNAYTEPDENVYIVGNVSELGNWDPDKAIGPMFNQVAYEYPTWYYDISVPASKEIEYKFIKKDSSGNVVWESGSNHVYTTPAQGTDTIIANWQ